A stretch of the Papaver somniferum cultivar HN1 chromosome 6, ASM357369v1, whole genome shotgun sequence genome encodes the following:
- the LOC113291410 gene encoding uncharacterized protein LOC113291410 produces the protein MADTSSSMSLPNTRNCVRSISLPTRSSHPYILRVEEELNRLKKSLNTTNAEAIRSALSGLKDLYHCVDDVLQLPLTTQKSCSIAQDEKLVDQVLDESVTVLDVCDTTKNLLVQMKENVRELQCGLRRRGGESTAESNIDAYTCSRKKLRKEMVKSIGSLKKMESKFESHSINVIDQDNHLVIVARLLREVSSITISVFRSLLQFLSVSSSRSTSKWSLVSKLLNQKEKSLQNQDIHNEVESVDVALHNLSSLEMTQKKVNILECSIEGLEDELETLFKCLIKTRVSLLNNSSLSQ, from the coding sequence ATGGCTGATACATCCTCTTCAATGTCACTACCAAATACCAGAAACTGTGTTAGATCAATTAGTTTGCCTACAAGGTCTTCTCATCCTTATATTCTCAGAGTCGAAGAAGAGCTAAACAGGTTAAAGAAAAGTCTCAACACCACCAATGCAGAGGCGATCCGAAGTGCTTTGTCCGGTCTTAAGGATCTTTATCATTGCGTTGATGATGTTCTTCAATTACCACTCACAACCCAAAAATCTTGCTCCATTGCCCAAGATGAGAAATTAGTTGATCAAGTGTTGGACGAGTCCGTGACAgtgttagatgtttgtgacaCAACAAAGAACCTATTGGTGCAAATGAAGGAAAATGTACGTGAGCTTCAATGCGGTCTTCGCCGAAGGGGTGGAGAATCAACTGCCGAAAGCAACATTGATGCTTACACATGTAGTAGAAAGAAGTTGAGAAAGGAAATGGTGAAGTCAATTGGATCCTTGAAAAAAATGGAGTCTAAATTTGAATCTCATTCCATTAATGTTATAGATCAAGATAATCATTTAGTAATTGTTGCTAGATTACTAAGAGAAGTAAGCAGTATTACGATCTCGGTTTTCCGATCTCTATTGCAATTCTTATCAGTGTCATCATCCAGGTCTACTAGCAAATGGTCTTTGGTATCGAAATTACTTAACCAAAAggagaaatcattacaaaatcaAGATATTCATAATGAAGTTGAGAGTGTTGATGTTGCACTCCACAACCTATCTAGTTTGGAAATGACACAAAAGAAAGTGAATATTTTGGAATGCAGTATTGAAGGTCTTGAGGATGAACTTGAAACCTTGTTTAAGTGCTTAATCAAAACAAGAGTTTCTCTACTTAACAATTCATCTCTTTCCCAATAG